A window of Corallococcus macrosporus DSM 14697 contains these coding sequences:
- a CDS encoding glycosyltransferase family 4 protein has translation MWYAGAVAHVLLDLRMVRGRLHGIARYALELARRMPALAPDLRFSALVPPEGLAPGLGELTPRMPLHRARAGFLSPLEQPALAADLLQLAPEAFHATSFSLPLFWGGRLVATLHDANHLALADQYTPAQSLYYRVVVGPRARRASALVTVSEFSRDEIARHLKLSPYRLQVIHNGVDARFQPPTQAEAAAFRERHELPARYVAAVGNAKRFKNLALLKDFAGDLPVPVVLLAGKGAVAHELGLHENVLDLEELPEDEMPLFYGAAAALLLPSRYEGFGLPALEAMGAGCPVLASDTSSLPEVVGNAALKLPPDDAAAWREATLRVLRDDALRRELVELGRERVARFTWDDCARRTLAVYRRVLEASAPGGARG, from the coding sequence GTGTGGTACGCGGGGGCCGTGGCTCACGTCCTCCTCGACCTGCGCATGGTGCGCGGACGGCTGCATGGGATTGCCCGTTACGCCCTGGAGCTGGCGCGGCGGATGCCCGCGCTGGCGCCCGACCTGCGCTTCTCCGCGTTGGTGCCGCCCGAAGGGCTCGCGCCCGGGCTCGGCGAGCTGACGCCGCGCATGCCGCTGCACCGCGCGCGCGCCGGCTTCCTGTCGCCTCTTGAACAGCCTGCGCTCGCGGCGGACCTGCTCCAGCTCGCGCCGGAGGCCTTCCACGCCACCTCCTTCTCCCTGCCGCTCTTCTGGGGCGGGCGGCTGGTGGCCACGCTCCATGACGCCAACCACCTGGCGCTGGCGGACCAGTACACCCCGGCCCAGTCCCTCTACTACCGCGTGGTGGTGGGCCCCCGCGCGAGGCGGGCCTCCGCCCTGGTGACGGTGTCCGAGTTCTCCCGCGACGAAATCGCCAGGCACCTCAAGCTGTCACCCTACCGCCTCCAGGTGATTCACAACGGCGTGGACGCCCGCTTCCAGCCTCCGACGCAGGCCGAGGCCGCCGCGTTCCGCGAGCGCCACGAGCTGCCGGCGCGCTACGTGGCGGCGGTGGGCAACGCGAAGCGCTTCAAGAACCTGGCCCTGCTGAAGGACTTCGCCGGCGACCTGCCCGTCCCGGTGGTGCTGCTGGCCGGCAAGGGCGCGGTGGCCCACGAGCTGGGCCTGCACGAGAATGTCCTGGACCTGGAGGAGCTGCCCGAGGACGAGATGCCGCTGTTCTACGGCGCGGCCGCGGCGCTGCTGCTGCCCTCCCGCTACGAGGGCTTCGGCCTGCCGGCCCTGGAGGCCATGGGCGCGGGCTGCCCGGTGCTGGCCTCGGACACGTCCTCGCTGCCGGAGGTCGTGGGCAACGCGGCGCTGAAGCTCCCGCCCGATGACGCCGCGGCCTGGCGCGAAGCCACGCTGCGCGTGCTGCGCGACGACGCGCTTCGCCGGGAGCTGGTGGAGCTGGGCCGGGAGCGGGTGGCGCGCTTCACCTGGGACGACTGTGCCCGGCGCACGCTCGCCGTCTACCGGCGCGTGTTGGAGGCCTCCGCGCCGGGCGGCGCACGCGGATAG
- a CDS encoding glycosyltransferase, which translates to MKVALVHDWLVTHRGGERVLDALCEVLPGADIYTLIHKPGSQSPAIESRRIFTSFLQHLPGIHSRYRHFLPLMPKAIESLRLQGTYDLVLSSSHCVAKGLRTPRGTPHLSYVHAPMRYMWDLFDDYFGPGRTGLPVRAAAHAVRPWLRRWDRRTAAGVDRFVANSRHIAAKVRRFWGREASVVHPPVALERFAQVPLEGGGQGGYFLWLGAFAPYKRLDIALEAFRGLDAPLWVVGTGQDAARLGGESLPANIRFLGNVLDASLPALYRDARALIFTPEEDFGITPLESQATGRPVIAYAKGGALETVTNQTGIFFQEQTPAALAAAVRRFDAWEQGFRPEDARAQAERFSRARFQQAMLEEIDAILRG; encoded by the coding sequence GTGAAGGTCGCCCTGGTCCACGATTGGCTCGTCACCCACCGCGGCGGTGAGCGCGTCCTCGATGCCCTCTGCGAGGTGCTCCCCGGCGCGGACATCTACACGCTCATCCACAAGCCGGGCTCCCAGTCGCCGGCCATCGAGTCGCGCCGCATCTTCACGTCCTTCCTCCAGCACCTCCCCGGCATCCATTCGCGCTACCGGCACTTCCTGCCGCTGATGCCGAAGGCCATCGAGTCCCTCCGGCTCCAGGGGACCTACGACCTGGTCCTCTCCTCCAGCCACTGCGTGGCCAAGGGGCTGCGCACGCCGCGGGGCACGCCGCACCTGAGCTACGTGCACGCGCCCATGCGCTACATGTGGGACTTGTTCGACGACTACTTCGGTCCGGGGCGCACGGGGCTCCCGGTGCGCGCGGCGGCCCACGCCGTCCGCCCCTGGCTGCGCCGGTGGGACCGGAGGACGGCGGCGGGGGTGGACCGGTTCGTCGCCAACAGCCGGCACATCGCCGCCAAGGTGCGGCGCTTCTGGGGCCGCGAGGCCTCCGTCGTCCACCCGCCGGTGGCGCTGGAGCGCTTCGCCCAGGTGCCGCTGGAGGGCGGAGGCCAGGGGGGCTATTTCCTCTGGCTGGGCGCCTTCGCGCCGTACAAGCGATTGGACATCGCGCTGGAGGCGTTCCGCGGCCTGGACGCGCCCCTCTGGGTGGTGGGGACGGGGCAGGACGCGGCCCGCCTGGGTGGTGAAAGCCTGCCTGCCAATATCCGCTTCCTTGGCAATGTCTTGGATGCGTCCCTGCCGGCGCTGTACCGGGACGCCCGCGCGCTCATCTTCACGCCCGAGGAGGACTTCGGCATCACCCCGTTGGAATCCCAAGCAACGGGGCGCCCCGTCATCGCCTATGCGAAGGGCGGCGCGCTGGAGACCGTCACGAACCAGACAGGAATCTTCTTCCAGGAGCAGACGCCCGCCGCGCTCGCCGCCGCCGTTCGCCGCTTCGATGCATGGGAGCAGGGCTTCCGCCCCGAGGACGCGCGCGCGCAGGCGGAGCGCTTCAGCCGCGCGCGCTTCCAACAGGCCATGCTGGAGGAAATCGACGCAATTCTGAGGGGGTGA
- the wbaP gene encoding undecaprenyl-phosphate galactose phosphotransferase WbaP, with amino-acid sequence MFSRLQRFYTSIKVVADMVMLAMAFVLAYATRFSGIVPVTEGIPPWTDSFFSLVMVLVIFPVTFHQSRLYGTNRSRTNTGEVFEVFKSTITAALILVAVTYFVRERYSRLTLAIFIVYAFTLVTCSRLVFRYVLSEVRRRGHNLKSILVIGAGDLGQRVIETVEHHRELGFRVMGVLTLRQEKVGQYVHGVRIIGHVDQVNEVLDAHPVDQVILALPLEGHAHVKGLMDKLALRTVDVRVVPDLYQYITLYGGLEEFGGLPIIRLQGDPMEGWSQVAKRAFDITFSLLAILITSPLMVATALAVRLTSRGPMLYRQERMGMDGRTFPILKFRTMRIDAEHSGAMMARPDDPRRTVIGTFLRKYSLDELPQFFNVLRGDMSLVGPRPERPVFIEEFKRQIPRYHLRHKVKAGITGWAQINGLRGQTCIEKRIEYDLYYIENWSLLMDLKILVRTALGGFLSKNAY; translated from the coding sequence GTGTTCAGTCGTCTCCAGCGTTTCTACACGTCGATCAAGGTCGTCGCCGACATGGTGATGCTCGCGATGGCATTCGTCCTCGCGTACGCCACGCGCTTCTCCGGCATCGTCCCCGTCACGGAGGGGATTCCGCCGTGGACCGACTCGTTCTTCTCGCTGGTGATGGTGCTCGTCATCTTCCCGGTGACGTTCCACCAGTCGCGGCTGTACGGCACCAACCGCTCCCGGACGAACACGGGCGAGGTGTTCGAGGTCTTCAAGTCCACCATCACCGCGGCGCTCATCCTGGTGGCGGTGACGTACTTCGTGCGGGAGCGGTACTCGCGCCTCACGCTGGCCATCTTCATCGTCTATGCCTTCACGCTGGTGACGTGCAGCCGGCTGGTGTTCCGCTACGTGCTGAGCGAGGTGCGCCGCCGGGGCCACAACCTCAAGTCCATCCTCGTCATCGGCGCGGGGGACCTGGGGCAGCGGGTCATTGAGACGGTGGAGCACCACCGCGAGCTGGGCTTCCGGGTGATGGGCGTGCTCACGCTGCGCCAGGAGAAGGTGGGCCAGTACGTGCACGGCGTGCGCATCATCGGGCACGTGGACCAGGTGAACGAGGTGCTGGATGCGCACCCGGTGGACCAGGTCATCCTCGCGCTGCCGCTGGAGGGCCACGCCCACGTCAAGGGGCTGATGGACAAGCTGGCCCTGCGCACCGTGGACGTGCGCGTGGTGCCGGACCTGTACCAGTACATCACCCTGTATGGCGGGCTGGAGGAGTTCGGCGGGCTGCCCATCATCCGCCTCCAGGGCGACCCGATGGAGGGCTGGAGCCAGGTGGCGAAGCGGGCCTTCGACATCACCTTCTCGCTGCTGGCCATCCTCATCACCTCGCCGCTCATGGTGGCCACCGCGCTGGCGGTGCGGCTCACCAGCCGCGGGCCCATGTTGTACCGCCAGGAGCGGATGGGCATGGATGGGCGCACCTTCCCCATCCTCAAGTTCCGCACCATGCGCATCGACGCCGAGCACTCGGGCGCGATGATGGCCCGGCCGGATGACCCGCGCCGCACGGTGATTGGCACCTTCCTGCGCAAGTACTCGCTGGACGAGCTGCCTCAGTTCTTCAACGTGCTGCGGGGGGACATGAGCCTGGTGGGCCCGCGCCCGGAGCGCCCCGTCTTCATCGAGGAGTTCAAGCGGCAGATTCCGCGCTACCACCTGCGGCACAAGGTGAAGGCGGGCATCACCGGCTGGGCGCAGATCAACGGCCTGCGCGGCCAGACGTGCATCGAGAAGCGCATCGAGTACGACCTGTACTACATCGAGAACTGGTCGCTGCTGATGGACCTGAAGATTCTCGTGCGCACGGCGCTGGGCGGCTTCCTGTCGAAGAACGCCTACTGA
- a CDS encoding serine protease produces the protein MKRIPLACLVTALVTGAPALASDAVCQQEEAAASSSSQRLTKVGEDVFRRFETTHPYATTRIRASDGPIHTDVITHPGAAYIAPHFERLDVEEGDFVVVRSPDGTRKWRYDNSHPGARGGFWAIHIPGDTAIIELHSRDSVNRRGILNKHGYVIDRYARGYSNEEMGLSDNKALCGADDSQWAPCYASSDPAIYGRARPVARLLINGSGACTGWLVGSQGHLMTNQHCIGSASEAQNTNFEFMAEGASCSTSCASWFGCPGTVIPGGTLVKVDAPRDYALIQLSQNPANTYGYLQLRSTGAVVDERIYVPQHPAGHGKKIAVRSTHTQDQSGFAEVYSRNEASCQSGGPNDIGYYADTQGGSSGSPVIGHADNLVVALHHCAYCPNRGVPIESVISHLGTSLPECALPAAGCNPNGNGEPPPPPPPPPPPPEDSFDYTASNTASATQNTTNHVIALTAGQTLTVATCGLTGTQFTGDTWLRLRNPAGTEVASNDDACGGRGSSITFTATTAGNHEVRAGCYSSGSCTGRVVWETTGGSGGPTSGSFDFSASNTASAQQNTTNRDVTVAAGQRISVATCGVAGAVANGDTYLRLYNGTTQAASNDDGCSSGLGSSLSFTATTSGPLQIRAGCYSSNSCSGTVVWSID, from the coding sequence ATGAAACGCATCCCACTCGCATGTCTTGTCACCGCGCTCGTCACCGGGGCGCCGGCGCTGGCCTCCGACGCGGTCTGCCAGCAAGAGGAAGCCGCTGCCTCGTCCTCGTCCCAGCGGCTCACGAAGGTGGGCGAGGACGTCTTCCGGCGCTTCGAGACGACCCACCCCTACGCCACCACGCGGATTCGCGCGTCCGACGGCCCCATCCACACGGACGTCATCACCCACCCCGGCGCGGCGTACATCGCGCCCCACTTCGAGCGCCTGGACGTGGAGGAAGGCGACTTCGTCGTGGTGCGCTCGCCGGACGGCACGCGCAAGTGGCGCTACGACAACTCGCACCCGGGCGCGCGCGGCGGCTTCTGGGCCATCCACATCCCCGGTGACACGGCCATCATCGAGCTGCACAGCCGCGACAGCGTCAACCGCCGCGGCATCCTCAACAAGCACGGCTACGTCATTGACCGGTACGCCCGCGGCTACTCCAACGAGGAGATGGGCCTGTCGGACAACAAGGCGCTCTGCGGCGCGGACGACTCGCAGTGGGCGCCCTGCTACGCCTCCAGCGACCCCGCCATCTATGGCCGCGCCCGCCCGGTGGCGCGCCTGCTCATCAACGGCTCGGGCGCGTGCACCGGCTGGCTCGTGGGCAGCCAGGGCCACCTGATGACCAACCAGCACTGCATCGGCTCGGCGAGCGAGGCGCAGAACACCAACTTTGAGTTCATGGCGGAAGGCGCGAGCTGTTCGACGAGCTGCGCCTCCTGGTTCGGCTGCCCGGGCACCGTCATCCCCGGGGGCACGCTGGTGAAGGTGGACGCGCCGCGAGACTACGCCCTCATCCAGCTCTCCCAGAACCCCGCCAACACCTACGGCTACCTCCAGCTCCGCTCCACCGGCGCCGTGGTGGACGAGCGCATCTACGTGCCGCAGCACCCGGCGGGCCACGGGAAGAAGATCGCCGTGCGCTCCACCCACACCCAGGACCAGTCCGGCTTCGCCGAGGTCTACAGCCGCAACGAGGCCTCCTGCCAGTCGGGCGGCCCCAACGACATCGGCTACTACGCGGACACGCAGGGCGGCTCCTCCGGCTCGCCCGTCATCGGCCACGCGGACAACCTGGTGGTGGCCCTGCACCACTGCGCCTACTGCCCCAACCGCGGCGTGCCCATTGAATCCGTCATCAGCCACCTGGGCACCAGCCTGCCCGAGTGCGCGCTGCCCGCCGCCGGCTGCAACCCCAACGGCAACGGGGAGCCGCCGCCTCCTCCGCCGCCGCCGCCCCCGCCGCCGGAGGACTCGTTCGACTACACCGCCAGCAACACCGCCAGCGCCACGCAGAACACCACCAACCACGTCATCGCGCTGACGGCCGGCCAGACGCTCACCGTCGCGACGTGCGGCCTCACGGGGACCCAGTTCACGGGTGACACGTGGCTGCGCCTGCGCAACCCCGCGGGCACCGAGGTGGCCTCCAATGACGACGCCTGCGGCGGCCGGGGCTCCAGCATCACCTTCACCGCCACCACCGCCGGCAACCACGAGGTCCGCGCCGGCTGCTACTCCAGCGGGAGCTGCACCGGCCGCGTCGTCTGGGAGACCACCGGCGGCTCCGGCGGGCCCACCAGCGGCAGCTTCGACTTCAGCGCCAGCAACACCGCCAGCGCGCAGCAGAACACCACCAACCGCGACGTCACCGTCGCCGCGGGCCAGCGCATCTCCGTGGCGACCTGTGGCGTGGCGGGCGCCGTCGCCAACGGCGACACCTACCTGCGGCTCTACAACGGGACCACGCAGGCCGCCTCCAATGACGACGGCTGCAGCAGCGGCCTGGGCTCCAGCCTGTCGTTCACCGCGACCACGTCTGGACCGCTGCAGATTCGCGCGGGCTGCTACTCCAGCAATAGCTGCTCGGGCACCGTGGTGTGGAGCATCGACTAG
- a CDS encoding vitamin B12-dependent ribonucleotide reductase has protein sequence MDKELSSKSTANGKERRNGRKARVAAKGLTVERFFTTPGVDPADELAWEYRSASITGEDGKAVFEQKNIEVPKSWSMLATNVVASKYFRGTPGTPERETSVRKLVARVVDTLTRWGVEGGYFTRDTDREAFHAELTHLLLRQKASFNSPVWFNVGVETQPQCSACFINSVEDSMDSILTLARTEGMLFKYGSGTGSNLSSIRGSKELLAGGGTASGPVSFMRGFDAFAGVIKSGGKTRRAAKMVILNAEHPDILEFIRCKSAEEKKAWALIEAGYDPSFNGEAYSSVFFQNSNNSVRVTDAFMKAVVDDAAWTTRAVRDGQPVDTYQARALFREIAEAAHLCGDPGMQFDTTVNGWHTCSGTARINASNPCSEYMFLDDSACNLASLNLMHFRTIDGDFDVTAFRHAVDILLMAQEIIVGNSRYPTERIEKNSHDYRPLGLGYANLGALLMASGLPYDSAAGRNYAAAITSLMCGEAYAMSARLAEKQGPFAGYANNAEPMLGVIRKHRKAAYHVAPEGVSQGLFAAQKDAWDRALALGEAHGFRNSQVTVLAPTGTIGFMMDCDTTGIEPDIALIKYKKLVGGGMLKIVNQTVPLALEKLGYPQTQAQDIISYLDKQDTIEGAPFLKPEHLPVFDCAFKPAQGQRSIHWMGHIQMMEACQPFLSGAISKTVNMPSDATVEDIEKAYMEAWKRGLKAIAVYRDGCKRTQPLNTSKDTRAAKATVAPEPAPAVQPEPRAVRRRLPDERRSITHKFSIGGHEGYLTVGMYEDGLPGELFIVMAKEGSVVSGLMDSFATSVSMALQYGVPLKVLVDKLSHTRFEPSGFTGNPDIPIAKSITDYIFRWLELKFLPSEEVDAVLDRVDVKPEREALPAQTASAQLPAANGSKRSTWLNQADAPPCHTCGAIMVRSGACYKCSNCGATSGCS, from the coding sequence ATGGATAAAGAGCTGAGCTCGAAGTCCACGGCGAACGGGAAGGAGCGGCGCAACGGGCGGAAGGCGCGCGTGGCGGCGAAGGGCTTGACGGTGGAGCGCTTCTTCACGACGCCGGGCGTGGACCCCGCGGATGAGCTGGCGTGGGAATACCGCAGCGCCAGCATCACCGGCGAGGATGGCAAGGCCGTCTTCGAGCAGAAGAACATCGAGGTGCCGAAGTCCTGGTCGATGCTGGCGACGAACGTCGTGGCGTCGAAGTACTTCCGCGGCACGCCGGGGACGCCGGAGCGCGAGACGAGCGTCCGCAAGCTGGTGGCGCGCGTGGTGGACACCCTCACCCGCTGGGGGGTGGAGGGCGGCTACTTCACGCGGGACACGGACCGCGAGGCCTTCCACGCGGAGCTGACGCACCTGCTCCTGCGCCAGAAGGCGTCCTTCAACTCGCCGGTGTGGTTCAACGTGGGCGTGGAGACGCAGCCGCAGTGTTCGGCGTGCTTCATCAACAGCGTGGAGGACAGCATGGACTCCATCCTCACGCTGGCGCGCACGGAGGGCATGCTCTTCAAGTACGGCAGCGGCACGGGCAGCAACCTGTCCAGCATCCGCGGCAGCAAGGAGCTGCTGGCGGGCGGCGGCACCGCGTCCGGTCCGGTGTCGTTCATGCGCGGCTTCGACGCCTTCGCCGGCGTCATCAAGAGCGGCGGCAAGACGCGCCGTGCGGCGAAGATGGTCATCCTCAACGCCGAGCACCCGGACATCCTCGAGTTCATCCGCTGCAAGTCGGCCGAGGAGAAGAAGGCCTGGGCGCTCATCGAGGCCGGGTATGACCCGTCCTTCAACGGCGAGGCCTACTCGTCGGTGTTCTTCCAGAACTCGAACAACTCGGTGCGCGTCACCGACGCCTTCATGAAGGCGGTGGTGGACGACGCCGCCTGGACGACGCGGGCGGTGCGTGACGGCCAGCCGGTGGACACCTACCAGGCGCGCGCGCTGTTCCGGGAGATCGCCGAGGCGGCGCACCTGTGCGGCGACCCGGGCATGCAGTTCGACACCACGGTGAATGGCTGGCACACGTGCTCGGGCACCGCGCGCATCAACGCGTCCAACCCGTGCTCGGAGTACATGTTCCTGGACGACTCGGCCTGCAACCTGGCGTCCCTGAACCTGATGCACTTCCGCACCATCGACGGGGACTTCGACGTGACGGCGTTCCGCCACGCGGTCGACATCCTGCTGATGGCGCAGGAGATCATCGTCGGCAACTCGCGCTACCCCACCGAGCGCATCGAGAAGAACAGCCACGACTACCGGCCGCTGGGCCTGGGCTACGCCAACCTGGGCGCGCTGCTGATGGCGTCCGGCCTGCCGTATGACTCGGCCGCGGGCCGCAACTACGCGGCGGCGATTACGTCCCTGATGTGCGGCGAGGCCTACGCGATGAGCGCCCGCCTGGCGGAGAAGCAGGGCCCCTTCGCCGGCTACGCGAACAACGCGGAGCCCATGCTGGGCGTCATCCGCAAGCACCGCAAGGCGGCGTACCACGTCGCCCCGGAGGGCGTGAGCCAGGGCCTGTTCGCCGCGCAGAAGGACGCGTGGGACCGCGCGCTCGCGCTGGGTGAGGCGCACGGCTTCCGCAACAGCCAGGTGACGGTGCTGGCCCCCACGGGGACCATTGGCTTCATGATGGACTGCGACACCACCGGCATCGAGCCGGACATCGCGCTCATCAAGTACAAGAAGCTGGTGGGCGGCGGCATGCTGAAGATCGTCAACCAGACGGTGCCGCTGGCGCTGGAGAAGCTGGGCTACCCGCAGACGCAGGCCCAGGACATCATCAGCTACCTGGACAAGCAGGACACCATCGAGGGCGCGCCGTTCCTCAAGCCCGAGCACCTGCCGGTGTTCGACTGCGCCTTCAAGCCGGCCCAGGGCCAGCGCAGCATCCACTGGATGGGCCACATCCAGATGATGGAGGCCTGCCAGCCCTTCCTCTCTGGCGCCATCTCCAAGACGGTGAACATGCCGTCGGACGCGACGGTGGAGGACATCGAGAAGGCCTACATGGAGGCGTGGAAGCGCGGCCTCAAGGCCATCGCCGTGTACCGCGACGGGTGCAAGCGGACGCAGCCGCTGAACACGTCCAAGGACACGCGCGCGGCCAAGGCCACGGTGGCCCCCGAGCCCGCCCCCGCCGTCCAGCCGGAGCCCCGCGCGGTCCGCCGGCGGCTGCCGGATGAGCGCCGCTCCATCACGCACAAGTTCTCCATCGGCGGCCACGAGGGCTACCTGACGGTGGGCATGTACGAGGACGGCCTGCCGGGTGAGCTGTTCATCGTCATGGCGAAGGAAGGCTCGGTGGTGAGCGGGCTGATGGACAGCTTCGCCACCAGCGTGTCCATGGCGCTCCAGTACGGCGTGCCGCTGAAGGTGCTGGTCGACAAGCTCAGCCACACCCGCTTCGAGCCCAGCGGCTTCACCGGCAACCCGGACATCCCCATCGCCAAGTCCATCACCGACTACATCTTCCGCTGGCTGGAGCTGAAGTTCCTGCCGAGCGAGGAGGTGGACGCGGTGCTGGACCGGGTGGACGTGAAGCCGGAGCGGGAGGCCCTGCCCGCGCAGACGGCGTCCGCGCAGTTGCCGGCGGCCAATGGCTCGAAGCGCTCCACCTGGCTGAACCAGGCGGACGCGCCGCCGTGCCACACCTGCGGCGCCATCATGGTGCGCAGCGGTGCCTGCTACAAGTGCAGCAACTGCGGCGCGACCAGCGGCTGTAGCTGA
- a CDS encoding (2Fe-2S) ferredoxin domain-containing protein, whose amino-acid sequence MAPPFQRHVFVCTNRRPDGHPKGCCATKGAEEVRAAFKAELDKRGIKGSMRANAAGCLDTCSFGVAVVVYPEGTWYGGVKVEDVKDIVEQHLVEGRPVERLLMPFSRKVLAQD is encoded by the coding sequence ATGGCTCCTCCCTTCCAGCGCCACGTCTTCGTCTGCACCAATCGCCGTCCGGACGGCCACCCCAAGGGGTGCTGCGCCACCAAGGGCGCGGAGGAGGTCCGCGCCGCGTTCAAGGCGGAGCTGGACAAGCGCGGCATCAAGGGGAGCATGCGCGCCAACGCGGCGGGGTGCCTGGACACGTGCAGCTTCGGCGTCGCCGTCGTCGTCTACCCGGAGGGCACCTGGTATGGCGGCGTGAAGGTGGAGGACGTGAAGGACATCGTCGAGCAGCACCTGGTGGAGGGCCGCCCCGTGGAGCGGTTGCTGATGCCCTTCTCCCGCAAGGTCCTCGCCCAGGACTGA
- a CDS encoding glycosyl hydrolase family 18 protein, translated as MRRSWWASGLIATALSVVGCDSEGPSFPTGDLTAFQEAALASEWAVGVTYAVGTRVTYQGRLYECRQPHTSQADWTPAAVPALWLDLGPSSGGEPDGGSGGTDAGTGGDVTAPTVGLNASSSRITAAGSLSVMATATDDVGVTRVELLENGAVVATGTQFSRAFTGWEQNGTYVYGVRAYDAAGNVGTTTLTVVVEIPGGPPPTGKRIVGYFTAWGIYARNYQVSNVQPAKLTHINYAFSNISPDGRCILGDPYADIDKGGGWQGEWDPGALRGNFRAFKELKRQHPHLKLLISVGGWSWSTHFSTVASSPASRAAFVKSCVDLYIRGQYPGVTPANGEGVFDGIDIDWEYPVGGGLPGNSNSPADKQNYTLLMQEFRSQLNAVTAQTGKPYLLTIATGASPDLLENKQETKKLSDVLDWINVMSYDYHGAFEPTTNFHSALNRVTGDPGASAGFYTEGSVSKMLQLGVPPAKIVVGVPFYGRGWGQVPNVNNGLFQPGIPIMGTWDDGTSGPTGVFDFKDIKNRFERAGSGYTKFFHPEAKQAYVFNPSTGVWIGYDDVQSITAKSDYILNNNLGGAMFWELSGDDGSLLDELARKLR; from the coding sequence ATGCGTCGCAGTTGGTGGGCCTCTGGCCTGATTGCCACCGCCTTGTCCGTGGTGGGCTGTGATTCCGAAGGGCCGTCGTTCCCCACCGGGGACCTGACGGCGTTCCAGGAGGCGGCCCTGGCCTCGGAGTGGGCCGTGGGCGTCACGTACGCCGTGGGCACGCGCGTCACCTACCAGGGGCGCCTCTATGAGTGCCGGCAGCCGCACACGTCACAGGCGGACTGGACGCCCGCGGCGGTGCCCGCGCTGTGGTTGGACCTGGGGCCCTCGAGTGGCGGCGAGCCGGACGGGGGCAGCGGCGGAACGGACGCGGGCACGGGTGGGGATGTCACGGCGCCCACCGTGGGCTTGAACGCGAGCAGCTCGCGCATCACCGCCGCGGGCTCGCTGAGCGTGATGGCCACCGCGACGGACGACGTGGGCGTGACGCGGGTGGAGCTCCTGGAGAACGGGGCCGTTGTCGCCACCGGCACCCAGTTCAGCCGGGCCTTCACGGGCTGGGAGCAGAACGGCACCTACGTCTACGGGGTGCGCGCGTACGACGCCGCGGGCAACGTGGGGACCACGACGCTCACCGTCGTCGTGGAGATTCCGGGCGGGCCGCCTCCGACGGGCAAGCGCATCGTCGGCTACTTCACCGCGTGGGGCATCTACGCGCGCAACTACCAGGTCTCCAACGTGCAGCCCGCGAAGCTCACGCACATCAACTACGCGTTCTCCAACATCTCCCCGGATGGGCGCTGCATCCTCGGTGACCCGTACGCGGACATCGACAAGGGCGGCGGCTGGCAGGGCGAGTGGGACCCTGGCGCGCTCCGCGGCAACTTCCGCGCCTTCAAGGAGCTGAAGCGGCAGCACCCGCACCTGAAGCTGCTCATCTCCGTGGGCGGCTGGTCCTGGTCCACGCACTTCTCCACCGTCGCGTCCTCGCCCGCCTCGCGCGCGGCCTTCGTGAAGTCCTGCGTGGACCTGTACATCCGTGGCCAGTACCCCGGCGTGACGCCCGCCAACGGCGAGGGCGTGTTCGACGGCATCGACATCGACTGGGAGTACCCCGTGGGCGGCGGCCTGCCGGGCAACAGCAACAGCCCCGCGGACAAGCAGAACTACACGCTGCTGATGCAGGAGTTCCGCAGCCAGCTCAACGCCGTCACCGCGCAGACGGGCAAGCCGTACCTGCTCACCATCGCCACGGGCGCCTCGCCAGACCTGCTGGAGAACAAGCAGGAGACGAAGAAGCTGTCCGACGTGCTCGATTGGATCAACGTGATGTCCTACGACTACCACGGCGCCTTCGAGCCCACGACGAACTTCCACTCGGCGCTCAACCGCGTCACGGGCGACCCGGGCGCCTCCGCGGGCTTCTACACGGAGGGCTCCGTGTCGAAGATGCTCCAGCTCGGCGTGCCGCCCGCGAAGATTGTCGTCGGCGTGCCCTTCTACGGCCGAGGCTGGGGCCAGGTGCCGAACGTGAACAACGGCCTGTTCCAGCCCGGCATCCCCATCATGGGCACCTGGGATGACGGCACCTCCGGGCCGACGGGCGTGTTCGACTTCAAGGACATCAAGAACCGCTTCGAGCGCGCCGGTTCCGGTTACACGAAGTTCTTCCACCCGGAGGCGAAGCAGGCCTACGTCTTCAACCCGTCCACCGGCGTCTGGATTGGTTACGACGACGTGCAGAGCATCACCGCCAAGTCGGACTACATCCTGAACAACAACCTGGGCGGAGCGATGTTCTGGGAGTTGAGCGGTGATGATGGCTCGCTGCTCGATGAGCTGGCACGGAAGCTGCGCTGA